A single region of the Bacillus cereus genome encodes:
- a CDS encoding acetyl-CoA carboxylase carboxyltransferase subunit alpha, whose amino-acid sequence MSLDFERPIIELKEKFDELKKIMKENNVDLSSEIHVLEKRLNKMQDKIYSNITSFQRVQIARLRNRPTTLDYIPLLFTNFLELHGDRLYGDDKAMIGGIAKFKGMPVTVIGHQRGRNTKESIERNFGMAHPEGYRKALRLMKQADKFNRPIITFIDTIGAYPGKGSEERGISEAIARNLFEMATLKVPIVCIVIGEASSGGALGISVGNHIHMLEYSWYSVISPEGAASILWKDAKYAPEAAEHMKISAKDLKHLGIIDEIIPEIKGGAQNDIKSQAKMIESVIESSLKKLILLSSEELIQQRYEKYRQIENYK is encoded by the coding sequence ATGAGCTTGGATTTTGAACGTCCTATTATTGAATTAAAAGAGAAATTTGATGAATTAAAGAAAATTATGAAAGAAAATAATGTAGATTTATCGTCAGAAATTCATGTATTAGAAAAACGTTTAAATAAAATGCAAGATAAAATTTATTCTAATATTACATCTTTTCAACGAGTTCAAATTGCAAGGCTACGTAACCGGCCCACGACATTGGACTATATACCTTTATTGTTTACAAACTTTCTCGAACTTCATGGTGATCGATTATATGGTGATGATAAAGCAATGATAGGTGGTATTGCAAAATTTAAAGGGATGCCCGTTACGGTTATTGGTCATCAAAGAGGTAGAAATACAAAGGAAAGTATAGAAAGAAATTTTGGAATGGCACATCCAGAAGGTTATAGAAAAGCGCTAAGACTTATGAAACAAGCTGATAAATTTAATCGCCCTATTATTACATTTATTGATACAATAGGCGCCTATCCAGGGAAAGGGTCTGAAGAACGTGGAATTTCTGAAGCGATAGCTCGAAATCTATTTGAAATGGCTACACTTAAAGTGCCAATTGTTTGTATTGTAATTGGAGAGGCATCAAGTGGTGGAGCTCTTGGCATTAGTGTCGGTAACCATATCCATATGTTAGAGTATTCATGGTACTCGGTAATTTCACCAGAAGGAGCAGCATCTATCCTATGGAAGGACGCTAAGTATGCTCCAGAAGCTGCTGAACATATGAAAATTTCAGCAAAAGATTTAAAACATTTAGGAATTATTGATGAAATCATTCCTGAAATTAAAGGTGGAGCACAAAATGATATAAAATCACAGGCAAAAATGATTGAATCTGTAATCGAATCATCTCTAAAAAAATTGATACTATTATCCTCGGAAGAGCTTATACAACAGCGATATGAAAAGTATAGACAAATAGAGAATTATAAATGA
- a CDS encoding NUDIX hydrolase translates to MADHNVDIFNDKYEYIGISNKRLAHLEGLWHRVFTCIVINSDEKTMILQSKVPNQYSFEREDYLDISVGGHYKAGERIQDGIRELKEEIGIDVDFEELIEIGIRQTSKTISADYISNEFQHLFLYDSNRQLTQYKPDNKEVKELVEVPIYQGIDLLLGKIEYLEVKTFGIKDGNRVVSHKVITLKDFVPDYLTIDKFMMRLFITAKRYIEGEKKEFLFW, encoded by the coding sequence ATGGCGGATCATAATGTTGACATATTTAATGATAAATACGAATATATTGGGATTTCTAATAAGCGACTTGCCCATCTAGAAGGATTATGGCATAGAGTTTTTACATGTATTGTAATTAACTCAGATGAAAAAACTATGATTCTACAAAGTAAAGTGCCAAATCAGTATTCCTTTGAAAGAGAAGATTATTTAGATATTAGTGTCGGTGGGCATTATAAAGCTGGTGAACGTATCCAAGACGGAATTAGAGAATTAAAAGAAGAGATTGGAATAGATGTAGACTTCGAGGAACTAATTGAAATTGGTATTAGACAAACATCGAAAACTATTTCTGCAGACTACATTAGTAATGAATTTCAACATCTCTTTTTATATGATAGTAATAGACAACTTACACAATATAAGCCTGATAATAAAGAAGTTAAAGAATTGGTTGAAGTGCCAATATATCAAGGTATAGATTTACTTTTAGGTAAAATAGAATACTTAGAAGTGAAAACCTTTGGGATAAAAGATGGTAATAGAGTTGTTAGTCACAAAGTAATTACATTAAAAGATTTTGTACCAGATTATCTAACTATTGATAAATTCATGATGAGACTCTTTATAACAGCTAAGAGATATATTGAAGGTGAGAAAAAGGAGTTCCTTTTTTGGTAG
- the secY gene encoding preprotein translocase subunit SecY — protein sequence MFRTISNFMRVAEIRNKILFTLAMLIVFRIGTFIPVPHTNAEVLKVQDQANVLGMLNVFGGGALQHFSIFAVGITPYITASIIVQLLQMDVVPKFTEWAKQGEMGRKKSAQFTRYFTIILAFIQSIGMSYGFNNIAGGQLITDQSWTTYLFIATVLTAGTAFLLWLGEQITANGVGNGISMIIFAGLVAAIPNVANQIYLQQFQNAGDQLFMHIIKMVLIGLVILAIVVGVIYIQQAVRKIPIQYAKAVSGNNQYQGAKNTHLPLKVNSAGVIPVIFASAFLMTPRTIAQLFPDSSVSKWIIANLDFAHPFGMTLYVGLIVAFTYFYAFVQVNPEQMADNLKKQNGYVPGIRPGKSTEQYVTKILYRLTFIGAIFLGAISILPLVFTKIATLPPSAQIGGTSLLIIVGVALETMKTLESQLVKRHYKGFIKKVN from the coding sequence ATGTTTCGTACGATTTCAAATTTCATGAGAGTAGCTGAGATAAGAAACAAAATTCTTTTTACACTAGCGATGCTAATTGTTTTTCGAATTGGCACGTTTATTCCAGTTCCTCATACTAACGCAGAGGTATTAAAAGTACAAGATCAAGCCAACGTTTTAGGTATGCTAAACGTATTTGGCGGAGGAGCACTGCAACACTTCTCAATCTTTGCTGTAGGTATCACACCATATATTACAGCTTCTATCATTGTACAATTACTACAAATGGACGTTGTACCTAAATTTACAGAATGGGCAAAGCAAGGAGAAATGGGCCGTAAGAAATCAGCTCAATTTACTCGATACTTTACGATCATTCTCGCATTCATACAATCCATTGGGATGTCTTATGGTTTTAATAATATAGCAGGTGGACAATTAATTACAGATCAAAGCTGGACTACATACTTATTTATTGCGACAGTTTTAACTGCTGGTACTGCATTTTTACTTTGGTTAGGTGAACAAATTACCGCTAATGGCGTTGGTAATGGAATCTCAATGATTATCTTCGCAGGACTTGTTGCGGCGATTCCGAATGTCGCTAATCAAATTTATTTGCAACAATTCCAAAACGCAGGCGATCAGTTATTTATGCACATTATAAAAATGGTCTTAATTGGACTCGTTATTTTAGCGATTGTTGTTGGTGTTATTTACATTCAACAAGCTGTTCGAAAAATACCGATTCAATATGCAAAAGCTGTTTCAGGAAACAATCAATATCAAGGAGCAAAAAATACTCATTTACCTCTTAAAGTAAATAGTGCAGGTGTAATTCCTGTTATCTTTGCTTCAGCCTTTTTAATGACGCCGCGTACAATTGCGCAGCTCTTCCCTGATTCAAGCGTATCTAAATGGATAATTGCGAATCTTGATTTTGCACATCCATTTGGAATGACACTATATGTGGGTCTTATCGTTGCCTTCACATATTTCTACGCATTCGTTCAAGTAAATCCTGAACAAATGGCCGATAACTTAAAGAAACAAAACGGATACGTTCCTGGTATTCGCCCAGGTAAATCAACTGAACAATATGTAACAAAAATTTTATATCGTTTAACATTTATCGGTGCCATTTTCTTAGGCGCAATTTCAATATTACCGCTTGTATTCACGAAAATTGCTACATTACCACCTTCTGCTCAAATCGGTGGTACAAGCTTACTAATCATTGTAGGTGTAGCATTAGAAACAATGAAGACGCTTGAAAGCCAGCTTGTGAAGCGTCATTATAAAGGCTTTATAAAGAAAGTAAACTAA
- a CDS encoding DMT family transporter, producing MVILNYILVCIIFGTTFLTIKIGIEAGAPPLFSAGIRFFLAGLILIIIFKLKRKDIMPYLISKRIIYAGFCLTFMTFATLYWAEQYISSGLAAVLSATGPMMILLLQSKRNKTKLQKEQLVALVIALLGVFCISLPGMHQELTLIWSIACLVILVGELFYGIGSIRSKEILSDLPNVSPFLINGIQMFYGGVLLLIVSIVMEHPNLTILTSWNVQWPILYLIFVGSIGGHGLYYWLLSKTNPVFPSTWLYVSPLIAVIVGYFVLGEPLNPTMGIGAGLILIGVFLANRTTLGVYFKQGKLLKKEI from the coding sequence ATGGTCATTTTAAATTATATTTTAGTATGTATTATTTTTGGAACGACATTTTTAACGATAAAAATTGGAATAGAAGCGGGCGCACCACCATTATTTTCAGCTGGAATTCGTTTCTTTTTGGCGGGCCTTATTCTCATTATTATTTTTAAATTAAAGCGAAAGGATATTATGCCTTACTTAATATCGAAACGTATTATATATGCTGGTTTTTGTTTAACATTTATGACATTCGCGACCCTTTACTGGGCTGAACAATATATTTCTTCTGGATTAGCTGCAGTTCTATCTGCTACGGGTCCAATGATGATCTTGCTATTGCAATCAAAGAGAAATAAAACAAAATTGCAAAAAGAACAACTTGTCGCTTTAGTGATAGCACTCCTTGGTGTTTTTTGCATTTCTTTACCTGGAATGCATCAAGAACTTACATTAATATGGAGTATCGCTTGTCTTGTTATATTAGTAGGAGAGTTGTTTTATGGAATAGGTTCTATTCGTTCTAAAGAGATACTTTCAGATTTACCTAACGTATCACCATTTCTCATTAACGGCATTCAAATGTTTTATGGAGGAGTTTTGTTGTTAATTGTATCTATCGTAATGGAACATCCTAATCTAACAATCTTAACATCTTGGAATGTACAATGGCCAATTTTATATCTTATATTTGTAGGATCTATCGGTGGACACGGTTTATATTACTGGCTTTTATCAAAAACAAATCCTGTATTTCCATCAACGTGGTTATATGTATCTCCGTTAATCGCTGTTATTGTAGGTTATTTTGTATTAGGAGAACCATTAAATCCTACAATGGGAATTGGTGCTGGTTTAATCTTGATTGGTGTATTTTTAGCAAATCGTACTACGCTTGGAGTTTATTTTAAGCAGGGTAAGTTATTGAAGAAAGAGATTTAA
- a CDS encoding IS4 family transposase, producing MYLSISDELQLFAEELYEHLTPSFLENLARELGFVKRKRKFSGYDLATICVWNSQRVASDSLVRLCSQLHASTGTLMSPEGLNKRFNKKAVFFLKHIFSILLKNKVCGKSAIPSASLTYFQRIRILDATIFHVPKHLANVYPGSGGCAQTAGIKIQLEYDLHSGQFLNFQVEPGKNNDKTFGTECLSTLRPGDLCIRDLGYYSLDDLDQMDQRGVYHISRLKLNNRVYVKNEFPEYFRNGTIKKQSQYIKVDLEHIMDTLKPGQSYEIKEAYIGKDKKLFTRVIMYRLTEKQLRERMKKQVYTESKKGITYSKKSKRLAGMNLYVTNTPWEIAPMEQIHNFYSLRWQIEIIFKTWKSLFQIHHWQHIKQERLECHVYGKLIAIFLCSSTMFKMRQLILQKKKQELSEYKAIGMIQDHLSSLYQAIQQNIQEITKILISLFHLLQKNGRKSHRYEKKTVFDIMGVVYEYNGLKKQKKVA from the coding sequence ATGTATCTATCAATTTCTGACGAATTACAATTATTCGCTGAAGAATTATATGAACATCTTACCCCTTCATTTTTGGAAAATCTCGCTAGAGAGCTAGGTTTTGTAAAACGAAAACGTAAATTTTCAGGGTATGATTTAGCTACTATATGTGTCTGGAATAGTCAACGAGTAGCGAGTGATTCATTAGTCCGATTGTGTAGTCAGCTACATGCATCAACAGGAACTCTTATGAGTCCTGAAGGACTAAATAAGCGCTTTAATAAAAAGGCAGTGTTCTTTTTGAAACATATTTTCTCCATATTATTAAAAAATAAAGTTTGTGGAAAGTCAGCAATTCCAAGTGCTTCACTTACCTATTTTCAGCGAATTCGTATTTTAGATGCAACCATTTTTCACGTACCAAAACACTTGGCCAATGTATATCCTGGATCAGGTGGTTGTGCACAAACAGCGGGTATAAAAATCCAGTTAGAATATGATTTACATAGTGGTCAGTTTTTAAATTTCCAAGTGGAACCAGGGAAAAATAATGATAAAACCTTTGGAACAGAGTGTTTATCAACATTACGCCCTGGTGACCTATGTATTCGGGATTTAGGCTATTATTCACTGGATGATTTAGATCAAATGGATCAACGTGGTGTGTACCATATATCGCGACTCAAATTAAACAATAGGGTATATGTCAAAAATGAATTTCCTGAATACTTTCGAAACGGAACAATAAAAAAACAATCTCAGTACATCAAAGTTGATTTAGAGCACATCATGGATACCTTAAAACCAGGACAGTCCTATGAAATAAAAGAAGCTTATATTGGAAAGGATAAAAAACTATTCACTCGGGTGATTATGTATCGATTAACAGAAAAACAACTTCGTGAGCGTATGAAAAAACAAGTGTACACAGAAAGTAAAAAAGGGATTACATATTCGAAAAAAAGCAAACGATTAGCTGGCATGAACCTATATGTTACCAATACACCTTGGGAGATTGCTCCGATGGAACAAATCCATAATTTTTACTCTCTCCGCTGGCAAATTGAAATCATTTTTAAAACTTGGAAATCCTTATTTCAAATTCATCATTGGCAACATATTAAACAAGAGCGATTAGAATGCCATGTTTATGGAAAACTCATTGCCATTTTTCTATGTTCTTCTACTATGTTTAAGATGCGACAATTAATTTTACAAAAGAAGAAACAAGAATTAAGTGAATATAAAGCAATTGGAATGATTCAAGACCACTTATCGAGTTTGTATCAAGCCATACAACAAAACATCCAAGAAATAACAAAGATCCTAATCAGCCTGTTCCACCTCCTACAGAAGAACGGAAGAAAATCTCATCGATATGAGAAGAAGACTGTTTTTGATATTATGGGTGTTGTTTATGAGTATAATGGGTTGAAAAAACAAAAGAAAGTTGCATAA
- a CDS encoding DinB family protein, protein MNPFVNDKFYETRNQLFEEITLLSDAQFNRKPDKDKWSIAQVCHHLVLLDERVITVISSGLKKMDSILNERKEIHTILLDRSIKFIAPEMIEPSIEPFEVQQMVDLLNDSRKELMRFLSTIEDESILAKKSVTHPALGELLLDQWIELIYLHEQRHIEQIKEIKLLCGVEK, encoded by the coding sequence ATGAATCCATTTGTAAATGACAAGTTTTATGAAACTAGAAATCAATTATTTGAGGAAATTACTTTGTTAAGTGATGCTCAATTTAATAGGAAACCAGATAAGGATAAATGGAGTATAGCACAAGTTTGTCATCACTTAGTTTTATTAGATGAGAGAGTTATAACAGTTATTTCATCGGGATTAAAAAAGATGGATAGTATCTTAAATGAGCGTAAAGAAATTCACACTATTTTATTAGATAGATCGATAAAATTTATAGCCCCAGAAATGATTGAACCAAGTATAGAACCATTTGAAGTGCAGCAAATGGTTGATTTGTTAAACGACTCTAGAAAAGAATTGATGCGTTTCCTGAGTACAATAGAAGATGAATCTATATTAGCGAAAAAATCAGTAACGCATCCAGCTCTTGGAGAATTACTTCTTGACCAGTGGATAGAACTGATCTATTTGCATGAACAGCGTCATATAGAACAAATTAAAGAGATAAAATTGCTTTGTGGAGTTGAAAAATAA
- a CDS encoding MarR family winged helix-turn-helix transcriptional regulator codes for MKREDALKLRTDIKKMIIITGVFESQNLPNGPFEKPLPTSQMMALEELEVEKLTVWQLSNKLRLETSTVSRLVDKLVKKGLIYREVNEKNRRELFLHLTEKGHITVNCLREQSITFYQSILNNLSESEQKIVVDGFELFIDSISKPFD; via the coding sequence TTGAAAAGAGAAGATGCCTTAAAACTAAGAACAGATATTAAGAAAATGATTATAATAACTGGGGTTTTTGAATCTCAAAATTTGCCCAATGGACCATTTGAAAAACCTTTACCAACTTCTCAAATGATGGCGTTAGAAGAACTAGAGGTGGAAAAATTAACTGTTTGGCAACTATCCAATAAACTTAGATTAGAGACTTCAACTGTAAGTAGATTGGTAGATAAGTTAGTAAAAAAGGGGCTTATTTATCGTGAAGTAAATGAAAAAAATAGAAGAGAACTTTTTCTGCACCTCACAGAAAAAGGTCACATAACTGTTAATTGCTTAAGAGAGCAATCCATTACATTTTATCAAAGTATTCTCAATAATTTATCAGAATCAGAACAAAAAATAGTTGTGGATGGTTTTGAATTATTTATTGATTCTATTTCTAAGCCTTTTGATTAG